A section of the Candidatus Omnitrophota bacterium genome encodes:
- the rlmB gene encoding 23S rRNA (guanosine(2251)-2'-O)-methyltransferase RlmB codes for MRLYGKNSILERLKSAPQTINKIYIKKGLNLEAIVKLARDKEIAFIHMPDKKFFNFTSGIHCQGVVAEVDKFAYNFLEDFLNRPKQELLSLVFLDNVCDPQNLGGILRTLACFGGFALVIPRHKSAAVNDTVLKVACGGESFVPVAQVSNLSVAIELVKKSGYWVAGAVTEAGKDLLDMELPFPLAIVIGSEGKGIRPGVANHIDLGLTLPMPGTRLSFNVATATAIFCYEIFRQKSKGKR; via the coding sequence ATGCGTTTATATGGTAAGAATTCTATATTGGAGCGCTTAAAGAGTGCCCCCCAGACAATAAATAAGATTTATATAAAGAAAGGTCTTAATCTAGAGGCAATCGTAAAACTTGCGCGCGATAAGGAAATTGCCTTTATCCATATGCCGGATAAGAAATTCTTTAATTTCACTAGCGGCATTCATTGTCAGGGAGTAGTGGCGGAGGTTGATAAGTTTGCCTATAACTTTTTGGAAGATTTCCTTAATCGTCCCAAGCAAGAACTGCTTTCACTTGTTTTCTTAGATAATGTATGTGATCCTCAGAATCTTGGTGGTATCTTGCGAACGCTGGCTTGTTTTGGAGGATTTGCTTTAGTCATACCTAGGCACAAGAGCGCTGCTGTTAATGATACTGTTTTGAAGGTTGCCTGCGGAGGAGAAAGCTTTGTACCTGTAGCACAAGTTTCTAATCTTTCAGTTGCCATTGAGCTTGTAAAAAAAAGTGGTTATTGGGTTGCGGGTGCTGTAACTGAAGCAGGCAAGGATTTGTTAGATATGGAGTTGCCGTTTCCACTGGCAATAGTTATCGGTTCAGAAGGAAAAGGCATTCGTCCAGGTGTAGCTAATCATATTGATTTAGGCCTTACTCTTCCCATGCCTGGTACGCGGCTGTCTTTTAATGTAGCAACGGCCACAGCCATTTTTTGCTATGAAATCTTCAGGCAAAAGAGTAAAGGGAAAAGATAG
- a CDS encoding calcium/sodium antiporter → MMLVNLLFLLIGLFLLFKGGELFVDSSVGISRILKMPRLIIGATIVSIATTLPELTVSALSSFKGEPGLAIGNAVGSCIANIGLIIGLVCLVKGALIFRKDEVIFPLRAMLLTSSIIFILTLPLKIHRVSGFVLIAFAIVFLILNIKKRASANQAKDLRFSDRKESLSRCIIFFIIGILLILLGSRFLVSSAVAIAYFFGISPTVIGLTIAAVGTSLPELVTAFVSVRKNETDLSLGNIIGANVLNMTLVIGGAACINPLYLSRFTQIYSIPVMLLISSVLAFFILRRKQLTHKEGKIILTLYVIYIFGLILATLAGIR, encoded by the coding sequence ATGATGTTAGTTAATCTTTTATTTCTATTAATCGGTTTGTTTTTACTGTTTAAAGGCGGGGAGCTCTTTGTTGATTCTAGTGTAGGCATATCCCGTATTCTAAAGATGCCAAGACTCATTATCGGGGCAACAATTGTAAGCATTGCTACAACACTACCTGAGCTGACAGTATCCGCTCTTTCATCTTTTAAAGGGGAGCCTGGTCTTGCTATTGGCAACGCTGTTGGCTCCTGTATTGCCAATATTGGTCTGATTATTGGCCTTGTCTGCCTAGTAAAAGGTGCTCTTATTTTTAGGAAAGACGAAGTTATCTTTCCTTTGCGCGCCATGCTTTTAACTTCATCTATTATTTTTATCTTAACCCTGCCGTTAAAAATTCATCGAGTCTCTGGTTTTGTTCTTATTGCCTTTGCCATTGTCTTTCTTATTCTTAATATAAAAAAGCGTGCATCCGCCAATCAAGCTAAAGATCTTAGATTTTCTGATAGGAAAGAATCACTGTCTCGATGTATTATTTTTTTCATAATTGGCATCTTGTTAATATTATTGGGAAGCCGCTTTCTTGTTTCTTCAGCAGTAGCCATTGCATATTTTTTTGGTATATCTCCTACTGTGATAGGCCTGACAATAGCTGCAGTGGGGACATCATTGCCAGAGCTTGTTACTGCCTTTGTCTCTGTCAGGAAGAATGAGACGGATTTGTCTTTAGGTAATATTATCGGCGCAAATGTCTTGAATATGACTCTTGTTATTGGAGGGGCTGCCTGTATTAATCCCCTATATTTGAGCCGTTTTACGCAAATTTACTCAATACCAGTAATGCTATTGATTAGTTCTGTTCTTGCGTTTTTTATTTTAAGGCGAAAGCAATTAACGCATAAAGAGGGTAAGATTATTCTTACTTTGTATGTTATATATATTTTTGGTTTAATTCTTGCTACATTGGCCGGGATCAGATAG